The genomic window TACTATGCTTATGGTGGAATTGAAGTCATAGGTTTGATGGCTACCAATTTAAAGAAGAAAGAAGATGCACCTAAGGCAGGAATTATTATGCTGATTGTGTTAGTCATCATCTATATTCTTTCACTAGGTCTAGCTGTAACCATGGCGAACCATGGGGAGTTCACTGACAAAGAGAGTCCATTTGTAACAGCTTTAAAACCATATAATTTAGCCTTCTTCCCACATGTATTTAATGCGGCAATTATTATAGCTGGTTTCTCTACAATGACTGCTTCATTGTTTGGTGTTACCAAGCTACTCGTTACACTTGCTGATGATGGAGACGCACCTAAGGTCTTTTCCAAGAAAATTAAGAAGTGGAAGGACTTACCCTTTCCTTCATTATTATTGGCTACCATTGGACTTTTAGCTTCCATTATTACAGCACTTTTACTCCCAGGAAAAATATACGAGTATATCACAACAGCAGCAGGAATCCTTATTCTTATTAACTGGGCTTTCATTATCTTATCAGGAATGAAAGTTTTAGAAATGAAGGTGTGGGGCAAGTTTCTTAGTTTAATCGGAATCTTTCTAATATTAGCTGCTGTAAGCGGTACACTTATGGAAAAAAGTATTCGTTTCGGGTTTTTTGTCAGTATTTTATTTGTGGTCATTATCGGGATTGTGGCTATTATTATGCAGAAAAAAGTGTGGAAGAAAAAAGCTAGTGAAGCATAAGAAAAGGGAAGAGTGCAAAGCACCCTTCCCTTCTTATTAGCCATATTAACTGCTAAAAAATGCACGAGCCTTCTCTAAGTACTTAAAATCATCATCTGTCAGCTCATCCTCATGAACGATGGCTGAAACTGGACACACTGATTCACATGCACCACAGTCAATACAAATCTCGGGATCAATAAAGAATTGGTCCTCTCCTTTTTCAATACACTCGACCGGACAAACTTCTACACATTCTCCTGCTTTTTCTTCAATGCATGGTTCTAAAATTACAAATGCCAATTTGTACCCCTCCATTACATGAAAGTTGAAAAGTATAGATAGTAACTCTCTTACTACTATTATATTATTTATTGTAGTTAAATTCCTACTTTTTTTCAAAACATTCTAATTTTTTAAATAAAAAAGGCACCCTATCCCTTGGGTACCCTTTTTGATCTTGGTTATTTCTAATATATGACTATTTCATTTCTTCTAGAACAAGTGAATATAGAGGGTGACCTGGTTTTAGTCCACAAACCTCTTCTAAGGCACCCGTAAAGCCTCTATCCTTCACGATTGTTTGTAATGAAACCGCTTCCTTATCATTGGGATAATCGTATTGCAATGCTGCTGCTATAGCTTTAGCTAAATGGACTGGTTGTCCCTCTGCATATTCAAAATACTGAACAGCTGGTCCTACTAATCGGTCATTTGATCCGAGTTTACGGATTGGCCCCCTTGCAACTCTAGGAATTTCATCATTTATATACGGGTTCGTAAACCTACCAACTATTTTCTCTACATATTCCATGTGCGCGTCCGTATCAAAGCCGTACTTGTTAATTAAAACGGTTCCGGACTCTTTTAGTGCATTCTTGACAGTCGTATATACATCATGATTTTCCATAGCATCCTTTATTGTTTCAAGACCAGCTTGATATCCTACGTAGGCTGCAACAGCATGCCCAGTATTAACAGTAAATAGCTTTCTTTCAATAAATGGTTTCAAATCATCTACATAGGTGATTCCTTTAATTGTTGGAATATCACCAACCATCATAGATCGATCCACAACCCATTCATAGAAAGGCTCTACAGATACCATTAGTTTATCCTCATTCACTTGGTTCGGAACAATTCGATCCACTGCAGCATTTGGAAAGGCAAATAAAGATGCAAATGTTTCTTTTTCATGATTTGGGAGTTTCTCAAACACTTTTTCTTTTAAAAACGAACTTCCACCAATCATATTTTCACAAGCAATTACATTTAGCGGCTTACCCGAGTGGTCTACACGTTTTCTTAATCCTTGTGTAAGTAAATCAGAGATCAGTCCGAGGATATTAGGTCCCACAGCTGTTGTAACGATATCTGCTTGGACAATAGCATCCACAACCACGTTTGGATTTTGTATACTGTTAATAGCCTTTACATTTTTCACAACTGTATCCTGACTATTCTCATCAGCCAGAACAACTCTATACTCTTTTCTCTCGTTTATAAGTTGAACGATTTCTTCATTCACGTCTACAAAGCATACTTCATAACCAGATTCGGATAAAAGACTACCAATAAAACCTCGCCCAATATTCCCCGCTCCAAAGTGAACAGCTAGCATTTAGTTCACCTCGTCGAACAAGCTTAAAATTTCTTCAGCAGATTGAGCAGTTACGATTCTTTCCACATTTTCTTCCTCTGAGCAAACTATAGCAATTTGAGAAAGTATTTCTAAGTGCTCACCGTCTTTACCCGCAATACCGATTAGAACTTTAACGATATTTCCGCCGCCAAAGTCTACTCCTTCTGGGACTTGAATAATGGATAAACCAGAAGCTTTTACTTCTTTTTTTGCATCCTCTGTCCCATGTGGAATGGCTACAAAATTCCCCATATAAGTAGAAGTTAGCTCTTCTCTCTCTAGCATTTTCCCAATGTATGCTGGTTCTACATAGCCTTTATCAACTAAAACTTGTCCTGTTTTTTTAATTGCATCCTCTTTGGATGTAAAGCTTTCATTTAGTAAGATATTTTCTTTAGATAAAATCTGATTTGTCATGATGTACACTCCTTAAATGTTAGTTTTATCCTTATAAATGTCTCTCAACTCTTTACCTAGTAGCATTCCCAGTTCCTCTTCACTGCCGGATTGAAACAGTTGAATGATTGATTCATCTCGTATAATCAGCGAACTAATACCACTCAGTACTTCTAATGTTTCTACGCCTGGCTCTCGTGGTGCTAATAAGAGCAAGATTGTATGAATTTCTATACTAGTCCCGTCCATCGATGGGACTTGTTGTGGTCTTTGTAATCTACTTATTGTAAAACTAGGTTCGATAACTGAATCACTTCTTGCGTGGTAAAGAGCTAATGTTGTACCTGGTATACCAAGTCCCCCTAGCTCCTCACGCTTTAATAGTTCCGCTAACACCGTTTTCTCATTATCGACAATGCCTCTTTCTTTTAATAAGCCGCTTATATACTCTAAGGCATTCTCAATTGAACGATATTCTACAGGTGTGTTATAAACAGAAAACCCCTTAAGGACCGTATAAATGGCTTTTGAAAAATGGTGTACCTTTTCAAATTCAGCGAGTAGACCAATAGTATCAAATGGATTAGCAGCTTCTGTTTCTTTTTTCTTTTGCTGAAAGGGCTTTGGAGCCATAAGAGATCTCTTTATTTTTTCAACATCATCTACAGGCAATAAAGGACTGACTACAATATAGTTCTGATCTAAATTCTTAAGTGGAACTGTAGATATAATGGTGTCATAATCCTCAAGATTTAACTTATTTAAGTCAAAAAGGGATGCATTTATTGTTTTTAAGCCTGAGATTTCTTGTTTTAGCTTCGTTGACAATATCTTGGATGTACCGATGCCTGTTGAACAAACAACAAGTACAGTTTGGCTGTTTTCTTCTCTTCTGTTTATAAGAGCAGATGCAAAATGCATGACTAGGTATCCAACCTCTTCACTAGGTACATGTATATCAGGAAAGACCTCTCTTACTCCCTCTTCTATAATCAAAAATAACTCACCGTAATCCTGCTCAATTCTGGAAAGAAGGGGATTAGAGATACCCATATTTTGTTTCATTCGATATATAGCCGGTCTTAAGTGAGCGACTAACCCTTGGAACAGGGATACATGTTTTGTCAGATCAACATCTATTTTGTTACTTACAAACCGAATGAGTTTTTGAGCGGATACGCCAACCTGGATACTTGTATCTTCTAATAATTCATCCTGATCGGTTCTAAGCTTTGCACCCAATAGATGCATGGTAATGTAGCCAATCTCCCCATAAGAAATGCGAATTCTAAAGACTTCTTCCAAACCATCTACAATCTTTCGAGCTACTTCAAATTCTTTTGATTGCTTTAAATTCTTTAAGTATTCCTCTTCAAAGCGGATCTCTTCCCCTTGCTGAATTCGTTCAATAGCTAGGGCTAAATGAACAACCAACCCAATATAAGAACTATCTGCAATCTCGTAGGGTAGCTCATGTTTAATACGGTCAATTTGTTTTTCAATGACAAGAAGTTTCTTCTTATCTACTAGGCCGAGTAACCGATCTGTTGCCGTATCATCCGGAGGAGAAGCCTTCCTTTGAATGGATTCTTTTAAAATAGAAATCAATTCAAATTCATCTACATTCTCCATAATGAGCTTACTCATCGCTTTTCTCTTGGCTGATTCCCCGCCAGATATCTCAACTCCATAGCCACGTTTCCTTACTAAATGTAGTCCGTATGGAACGATTTTCTCTTCAATTTTGTTTAAGTCATTACTAACTGTCGCAATCGTTACATTTAAATCATTGGCAAGTGAAACCAATTTAATGGGTTCTTTTGTATCTAAAAGTGTGGAAAGTATAATGGTCTGTCTTTCTTCTGGGGTGTATTCATTATGTGAAAGATGAAACAGAAATAGTGTCAGCTTCTCACGATTCTCATCAGAACCAGCCACCTGTATACCAATACCCGATTTCTTATTGAGTGTTAGTCCGTTTTCTTTGAGAATTTCTTCTACTCCTTTTAAGTCCCGATGAACAGTACGAGGACTAACATCGAGTTCATTGGCGATATCCTTTACAGTAACCTCTTCTCTTTTGCTTAATAAATGCTCCAAAATCTTTCTTTCCCGTGCAGAAATATACATAATAACCACTCCACTCGGAGGCTTATTTAATTGCCCTTCCCGGACTCACTTGCTGACATTTTTACAACTAATACACTCCTAATACTAGGATAGACTTCAAAATCCGTTGATACAACTAAAGAAAGAAGTATTTTCGTCATTATAGTTGTTGCCAAAATTAAAATGTATTTGGTTTCCAAAAAACAAGGTGAACTCCACACTTAGAGTTCACCTTGTCAGTAAAAATTATTTCAATTCATCAATAAGTTCATCATACTTAGGAGAATTCAAGAAGTTCTCAACAGAAATATGATGTGCGTTAGGAAGCTTATCCTTAGCACGAGATGTTAAGTCTTTATGAGTAACTACAATATCAGCATCACTTGGTATGTTATTGATAGATGTATTGGTAATCTCAATGGTCAAGCCTGCTTTTTTGGCTTTATTTTTTAGGATGGATGCCCCCATAGCACTAGAACCCATTCCTGCATCACAAGCAAAGATAATTTTGTTGACGTTCTTCATATCAAGCTCTTGTTCATCTTTTTCAACTTCTTTTGCCGTTTCCAATGATCCCGCTACTGAACTCTTTTTACCTTTCATCTCTTGCATTTTGGCAGTAGCCTCAGATAGGTCCTCTTCTTTTTGCTTGCTCGTTTTTAAGATAAGAGCTGCAATTAGGAAAGAAACTGCCGTTGCCACTAGAACGCCTAGTAACACACCCAGATGACCTCCACCTTTAGGTGTCATTGCCATAAGAGCAAAGATACTACCTGGTGATGGTGGTGCTACCAATCCTACATTAAATAATGTGAAGGTGAAAACTCCACTAACCCCACCTGCTATTGCAGCTAATATTAACGTTGGTTTCATTAAAATATAAGGGAAATAAATTTCATGAATACCACCAAAGAAGTGAATAATGGCTGCACCTGGTGATGTTTGCTTCGCTGTACCTTTTCCAAAGAACATAAAAGCTAATAAAATTCCTAATCCTGGTCCAGGGTTTGTTTCTAATAGGAACAGTATAGACTTACCCGTTTCTGCTGCTTGATCTGCGCCCAATGGACTTAAAATACCATGGTTAATCGCATTATTTAAAAACAACACTTTCGCTGGTTCGATAAAGATATTAGCAAGTGGAAGTAGGCCAGCATTAACAATCACTTCAACCCCTGCAGCTAAAACATTATTTAAGCCTTCTACAATTGGCCCAATACCTAAATAAGCAATAATCGTTAAAATGGCTGCTAGAATACCTGCTGAGAAGTTATTGACTAGCATCTCGAATCCTTGTTTAACCCTTGGTTGAATCGCTTGGTCTACTTTTTTAATGACCCAACCACCCAAAGGTCCCATAATCATAGCTCCAAGAAACATGGGGATATCAGTACCAACGATGACCCCCATCGTTGCAGTCGCGCCTACGACTCCCCCACGTGCATCGTAAACCATCTTACCACCGGTGTAACCAATTAATAGTGGTAATAAATACGTAATCATAGGTCCTACGAGTTGACCCAGTTCTTCATTCGGAAACCAACCTGTTGGAATAAATAAAGCAGTAATAAGTCCCCAAGCAATAAAGGCTCCAATGTTAGGCATAATCATCCCACTTAAATAACTACCAAATCGTTGAACCTTCACACGAAAGTCAGACTTGGAAGTTTCTGTTGCCTTGGACATATACATTCTCCTTTCATATTGTCTTATTTATTTATAAATCAATAATGATGACCTTACACATTTATCATATGGCCGAAATAAAGCGGTTTCAATTTAAAGAAAAGGGTATTTTGTCACAGGGGATGTTGCCAAGATTGAAATTCGTTGTAGTTGAGGGATTCTGTTGGAGGCTTTGGGGATTCTATCGGAAACTTCGGCACCTCTAGGTGTACTCACCTCGTACACCTAAAGGTTAACTCGGTCCAAACCTCTTTGCATTTCTCTCACGGGCACGTTCCCGCTCCACTTCTCGATCACGAGGATCAGCATTCGTACTAAGTGAAGTCAGTAATGTTTGTGTTACAGCAGCTACCTCAATAACGGCCTGATTAAAAGCTTCTTCATTCACCTTGGATGGTTTATTAAACCCCGAAATTTTTCGAACATACTGAAGTGCTGCTGCTTGGATTTCCTCTTCCGTTGCAGGTGGATCAAAATTAAAAAGAGTTCTTATATTTCTACACATCTTCCTCACTCCTTTTTGTTCATCTTACTATAAGGCTTATCCAAGTCACAAACTGATTTTGAAATTCATTATCAATAACGATTCCTATTTTATAATTATTATTATTTACAACTTAATTTAAATGTGTTACCTTTACAATATCAAGGAATATAGTAATGAAACTAAGTGTTTAAAGGACATCCCACTCCCACATGAATATAATTATCATTCTCAACTGAATTGAGTAAATGAGAATCAAAATCAATCATCCCAGAAGGAGGATTAGGTATGCTTGCTGAAACAAAACCATATACACCACCAAAAAGTAATATGGAATATTCTTGGATAGAAAAAATAAAGCCGCATGCTGAACTTATAGCAGCTTTAATTAGCGGAGGACTCATCTTAATAGGCTGGATATTAAGCACAATTAGTATGGAAACTGCCTCAGCCATTACTTTTATTACTGCATACATTATTGGTGGGTATGCAAAAGCAAAAGAGGGAATTACAGAGACCATTCAAAATAAAGAACTAAATGTAGAAATGTTAATGATTTTTGCTGCTATCGGTTCAGCTCTAATTGGGTATTGGACTGAAGGGGCTATTCTTATTTTTATTTTTGCATTAAGCGGAGCACTTGAGACTTATACCATGAATAAAAGTCATAAAGAAATATCCTCATTGTTGGAGTTACAACCTGAGGAAGCCTTGAAAATCACTCATGACCGTGAGGAGTATGTACCTGTCTCAACATTGCGGGTAGGAGATATTGTGCTTATAAAGCCTGGTGAACGTGTACCTATAGATGGAAAAATTATCGAGGGTCAAACAAACCTTGATGAATCAGCCATTACAGGTGAAGCGCTTCCGGTTCATAAAACAATTCATGATGAAGCATTTGCTGGAACGGTTAACATACGTGGTTCAATTATGATTGAAATGACTAAACCTAATAGCGAAACCTTATTTCAAAAAATCATTAACTTAGTGCAAACAGCTCAAAGTGAGAAATCACCTTCACAACTATTCATTGAAAGATTCGAAGGAAAGTACGTAAAAACGGTGTTACTTATTGTAGGTCTCATGTTGTTTGTACCCCACTTTACTTTGGGATGGAGTTGGACTGAGACCTTTTATAGAGCCATGATTTTACTTGTTGTCGCATCACCCTGTGCCCTTGTGGCCTCAATTACACCAGCTACCTTATCGGCAATTTCTAATGGCGCACGAAAGGGAATACTATTTAAGGGTGGAGTCCACTTAGAGAATTTAGCCAACCTGAAGGCAATCGCTTTTGATAAAACCGGAACCCTTACTCAAGGTAAACCCGAAATTGTTGATGTTGTTGTTCGTGGGGATCTGAGTGAAGATGAGCTCCTTTTAAAAGCTGCATCCATCGAAAAACACTCTAGTCATCCACTTGCAGCAGCCATAGTGGGCTATGCACAAAATAAAGGGCTGAACTTAAGGAAACCTGAACAAATGGAGGATGTAGCTGGTTTTGGGGTTCAAGCTATGATTGATGGAATCCCTTGGAAAGTTGGAAAATCGGAATTTGTTGGACGCGTAGAAGCAGAACAGTTTCAGAATGGTATGGCTCTTCACTTCGCTAAAGAAGGGAAAACCGTTGTATTTGTTAAGGATGATCAAGGAATAGCAGGTTTGTTGACACTTAAGGACACGATTCGAAAAAGCACTCTACAGGCCATTCGAGCACTACAGAGTGAAGGAATCAAAACCTTTATGCTTACAGGTGACAGTAAAAAAACAGCTCAAGCCATTGCCGAAGAAAGTGGAATAGATTCTTTCACTGCTGAGTGCTTGCCAGAAACAAAAGTCGAGCGTGTTAAATATATAAAAGGGGAATATGGTACCGTAGCTATGGTTGGAGACGGCATCAATGACGCCCCTGCCCTTGCAACTTCATCTGTTGGTATTGCAATGGGAGAAGGAACAGATGTTGCACTCGAAACTGCTGATGTCGTGCTAATGAAGAATGACCTTTCAAAAATTGCTGAAGCAGTGAAGCTATCTAAAAAAATGAACCAAATCATTAAACAGAATATCGTTTTTTCCATCACCATTATTTTGATTTTAATTGCTTCAAACTTTATGCAATCACTGGCTCTTCCTATGGGTGTAATCGGGCATGAAGGAAGTACTATTTTGGTTATATTGAATAGTTTAAGACTATTAAAATCTTAAAAAATGAATGGATATATAACAGTATGGCCTTGCCCTCTATGTGTCTAGAGGGGCAAGGCCAATACACTTTAATAACCATCCGTAATCATCGGAGTACCAATCGTAACTTCAACTTGCTCATTCTCTATGTCATGTCTTAATCCAATTTGCAAATTGATTTTTTGACCATTTATTGAGATGGAATTTTGGTCCAACTTCTTTGAATAAGCAGACATCGAAATGAAATTCTCTTCTGCTACACCTTCTATAAATGTACCATTTAATCCAGATAAAATATCTTCTGCCTGTTGGTTTAGCTTATGATTTTGCAGCAAAGACCCTTTAAAAGTGAAGAATGCCTTCTGATTGTTTATTAAATATTGATACTTGCTTACAACATATTCTAAGGACTCATTATTCCATTGGCTATTTATTTCGTATGCATAATACATTCTATACATATTACCTAGTCGGTTACCTGTAACTTTAACCTTTAGCTCGATATCCATGGAATCTACTTTCTTATAGCCCTCTGCGATAAAGCTCTTATTACCTTCAAATTGGAGCTCCCATCTATATCCCTGTTCTGTCTTTTTTATATCTTCTAATTCTTCCAACGCTTCTTTCTCACTCGCAACATCCTGTACTGATTTCAATATATAGACTTTCCAAGAACTCAGAGCTATTCCCTGTTCTTGCATGTTTTCTACTAAACTTTTAATCTCATCTGTTTTTTCTTTACTAAAAGCAACGCTTGTCGTATATAAACCAGTTACCATTACACATACTAGAAGAATCTTAATAGTTTTCATATGTATCCCTCACCTCTGTAACCATTCTTACCAGGTGGTGAGTTCTTTATACACACTTTTCTACCAATCTCATATTTTTTACTCTTTCGCCAACATTGATTTTGCTAGCTCAATCGCTTTATCTTTTGGATAACTGTTATACAATCCTGATTTTAATCTTATTGGATCACCAAAGAAGAACCGCTCATACAACCGCTGTCTTCCCCCAAATGAACTTAAACAAATATCCCATGCCATTCGAAACAGCTTTGTTCTCTCTAAAGCAGCGCAGGAAACGCTTTGTAGGTATTGATCTAAATCCGGCCTTATGTCTGAATGAAAATCCTCTTCTGTTGGAATTGAAATAAGTCCACTAGCCCCTAACAATTCTAGAATCTCTATAAATCTCGGATACAGTTGAGGATAGGATGTAATAGCAGCAAATAGAGGACTCGGTTCCGGTACCATGACTCCTCTTTTATCTAACTTAGCCTCTAATTCAGATTTCAATAGAAGAGCATTCATAGATTCCAGACCCGCGATGATTTCACTTATTTTTTCTTGGACATGCTGATAAGCACCGATATCAATCGAATCAACAAGCATTTGAGCCACACCTAACAATAATTCTGTCTTAATTACTTGTCTAGCAACTGTTTGATGTAGCAAGAATGCATAGAAGTGAGTTTCTTCATACATATTGGTAACTATGGAATAGTCCTTATATAGAAAGACCCGCTCCCAAGGTACCAAAACGTTATCAAACACAACAATGGTATCCATCTCTTCAAACCTTGATCCAAGTGGATGGTCAAATGGTGAAGAACGATAAGCAAATGATTCCCTACAAATAAACTTTAAGTTTTCGGTATTACTCGGGATTGAAAATGCGTAAATAAACGGCTCTTCAATATATTTACCACCTACTGGTAATACTAGAAGCTCATCCGTAATTCCTCCTTGAGTTGCTAATAGGCGGGCCCCTTTTATCACAATTCCATCCTTATTTTCTTCAACTACTCTTGCAGAAATTGGTGCATCATCATCCTCAAAGTAACCTAGCGAACGGTTTACTTGAGGATTAACAAATGTATGTGAGATGGTAAGGTCATTCTCCCTAGCCTGCTCATATAGTTTCTGGATATTGACCCCGCGGTTTGCTGTGTCTTGGAATTCTTCCCAAGCCGCCCCAAGCGCCATCATTCCAGTATTCATATAGTCCGGTGATCTCCCCATCATCCCGCCAGATGTTTTAGCCCATTCTTGAGTGGTTAATCTTCTAATCTCCAACTCTTCCTTTGATTGTGGAATAAGAAAAGAGCTGCCTACTCGTTCTCCAGTTAGTGGAGACTGATACGTCATAAAGTCCTTCTCCAGTTGCAAATCAAATAGTTTAGCTTTACTTTTGATTAGTCCTTTAAAAGCGTAATGTTCACATATGTTTTCCTTTATCTTCTGTCCATCGATCCACACTTCTGCCTTTAAGTCACGTACTCTCTTTAGAAAAGTTAAACCATCAATAGCAGGCATCTCATCATCCCACCTCGTCTATTTTTATTGAAGAAATATATTTCCCGAGGAAATTTGTGTCTAGGCATGATTAAGTTTATGTGGTTAGAATTTATAACTTGCTTTTCCATATATAAAATTAAAAAAAGGTTGCTCATATAAGCAACCTCTTTTGCTTAGTAGAATCCGTAACCTGAACCGTATCCCACAAATGATGCACCAATGATAATCAACAAAATAAACAATACAATTAGCAAGGCAAAGCCTCCGTCAAAACCACATCCAACATCTTTACCCATTTATAGGCACCTCCTTTTTACACAATAGTCTATGTAACTAAGCATGCATGCGTCACTGGTGAATAAAAATGAATGAACTATATGTAGGTTTGTGGGAGAATAAGAAAAAATAACTTTTAAAAACCTCTAACTTTTTAACCATATACATTGTCTTTATTAGTGTAGAAAAATTTTAGAAAAGGGAGGAATCCTGAGAATGAGGGGTACGTAATGGCTGAGAGTGATTGGATCTTAAGGGCAAAGAAAGGAGACGAGGAAGCCTTTGCCTTTTTAGTAAACAAATACAACTATTTAATCAAATCTACAATTGCTTTTTATATGAATAAACGCATGGTAGAAGATGTATCACAAGAAATATGGGTCCAAATTTATAAAAAGCTTTGGCAATTAGAGGATCCACAAAAATTTGTTCCTTGGGTAAGAAAACTTACCTACTATCATTGTGTAAATATCCGAAAAAAAACGAATACCATAAACAAGTTCGAATTAACATTAAGTGCGGAAAGCTGGGTACATCTATCTGAATCTCTTTCAGGTGAAAATTTTACAGTCCATGATTGGATGATTAAAAAAGAAGCAAAAAGAGAATTCAAAAGATTACTAACCACCCTTCCAGGCAACTATGAAATGATGATTCGATTAAGGTATTTACACGAGCTTAGTTACGGTGAAATACATGAGTTAACAAACCTCCCATTAAGCACTATTAAATGGAGGATTTTTCAAGGAAAAAAACTATTAAAAGCTGTTTTACTTAAGAGCCTTAAAAGAAAGGGAGTCTATTAAATGTCAACTGTAATGAGTGCAGACCGAATTTACTTTATGTTACGCGAAATCAAATCAATTGCAATGGAAGCATCCTTAACTGGAGGGATGAAAAAAGGGAGCAAAACTTTAGCTACTATGTACAATCGTTGTCTTGAAACCCTTAGAGAAAATGACCCAGCGATTTCTACTCTTTTTGAG from Bacillus carboniphilus includes these protein-coding regions:
- a CDS encoding mannitol-1-phosphate 5-dehydrogenase; this encodes MLAVHFGAGNIGRGFIGSLLSESGYEVCFVDVNEEIVQLINERKEYRVVLADENSQDTVVKNVKAINSIQNPNVVVDAIVQADIVTTAVGPNILGLISDLLTQGLRKRVDHSGKPLNVIACENMIGGSSFLKEKVFEKLPNHEKETFASLFAFPNAAVDRIVPNQVNEDKLMVSVEPFYEWVVDRSMMVGDIPTIKGITYVDDLKPFIERKLFTVNTGHAVAAYVGYQAGLETIKDAMENHDVYTTVKNALKESGTVLINKYGFDTDAHMEYVEKIVGRFTNPYINDEIPRVARGPIRKLGSNDRLVGPAVQYFEYAEGQPVHLAKAIAAALQYDYPNDKEAVSLQTIVKDRGFTGALEEVCGLKPGHPLYSLVLEEMK
- a CDS encoding DUF2277 domain-containing protein → MCRNIRTLFNFDPPATEEEIQAAALQYVRKISGFNKPSKVNEEAFNQAVIEVAAVTQTLLTSLSTNADPRDREVERERARERNAKRFGPS
- a CDS encoding PTS mannitol transporter subunit IICB — encoded protein: MSKATETSKSDFRVKVQRFGSYLSGMIMPNIGAFIAWGLITALFIPTGWFPNEELGQLVGPMITYLLPLLIGYTGGKMVYDARGGVVGATATMGVIVGTDIPMFLGAMIMGPLGGWVIKKVDQAIQPRVKQGFEMLVNNFSAGILAAILTIIAYLGIGPIVEGLNNVLAAGVEVIVNAGLLPLANIFIEPAKVLFLNNAINHGILSPLGADQAAETGKSILFLLETNPGPGLGILLAFMFFGKGTAKQTSPGAAIIHFFGGIHEIYFPYILMKPTLILAAIAGGVSGVFTFTLFNVGLVAPPSPGSIFALMAMTPKGGGHLGVLLGVLVATAVSFLIAALILKTSKQKEEDLSEATAKMQEMKGKKSSVAGSLETAKEVEKDEQELDMKNVNKIIFACDAGMGSSAMGASILKNKAKKAGLTIEITNTSINNIPSDADIVVTHKDLTSRAKDKLPNAHHISVENFLNSPKYDELIDELK
- a CDS encoding PTS sugar transporter subunit IIA; the encoded protein is MTNQILSKENILLNESFTSKEDAIKKTGQVLVDKGYVEPAYIGKMLEREELTSTYMGNFVAIPHGTEDAKKEVKASGLSIIQVPEGVDFGGGNIVKVLIGIAGKDGEHLEILSQIAIVCSEEENVERIVTAQSAEEILSLFDEVN
- a CDS encoding 4Fe-4S binding protein — encoded protein: MAFVILEPCIEEKAGECVEVCPVECIEKGEDQFFIDPEICIDCGACESVCPVSAIVHEDELTDDDFKYLEKARAFFSS
- a CDS encoding BglG family transcription antiterminator, whose protein sequence is MYISARERKILEHLLSKREEVTVKDIANELDVSPRTVHRDLKGVEEILKENGLTLNKKSGIGIQVAGSDENREKLTLFLFHLSHNEYTPEERQTIILSTLLDTKEPIKLVSLANDLNVTIATVSNDLNKIEEKIVPYGLHLVRKRGYGVEISGGESAKRKAMSKLIMENVDEFELISILKESIQRKASPPDDTATDRLLGLVDKKKLLVIEKQIDRIKHELPYEIADSSYIGLVVHLALAIERIQQGEEIRFEEEYLKNLKQSKEFEVARKIVDGLEEVFRIRISYGEIGYITMHLLGAKLRTDQDELLEDTSIQVGVSAQKLIRFVSNKIDVDLTKHVSLFQGLVAHLRPAIYRMKQNMGISNPLLSRIEQDYGELFLIIEEGVREVFPDIHVPSEEVGYLVMHFASALINRREENSQTVLVVCSTGIGTSKILSTKLKQEISGLKTINASLFDLNKLNLEDYDTIISTVPLKNLDQNYIVVSPLLPVDDVEKIKRSLMAPKPFQQKKKETEAANPFDTIGLLAEFEKVHHFSKAIYTVLKGFSVYNTPVEYRSIENALEYISGLLKERGIVDNEKTVLAELLKREELGGLGIPGTTLALYHARSDSVIEPSFTISRLQRPQQVPSMDGTSIEIHTILLLLAPREPGVETLEVLSGISSLIIRDESIIQLFQSGSEEELGMLLGKELRDIYKDKTNI
- a CDS encoding amino acid permease translates to MDFFIPDEGSCKSKDSSEGEGNLAWWQLSLVGVGCTIGTGYFLGSAIGIKITGPSIVFSFLLAALGTYIVYSLLAKMTAEDPQEGSFCYYANKAYGRWAGFSCGWNYWSSNILIMGSQLTALSILSRFWFPHFPLWLFAAGYAILSIIVVLTGTNGFDRVENLLAVIKTAAIIMFIIIAAAAVFGWIGGGDVERAGVPTTMSDLFPEGFKGFWSSLIYAYYAYGGIEVIGLMATNLKKKEDAPKAGIIMLIVLVIIYILSLGLAVTMANHGEFTDKESPFVTALKPYNLAFFPHVFNAAIIIAGFSTMTASLFGVTKLLVTLADDGDAPKVFSKKIKKWKDLPFPSLLLATIGLLASIITALLLPGKIYEYITTAAGILILINWAFIILSGMKVLEMKVWGKFLSLIGIFLILAAVSGTLMEKSIRFGFFVSILFVVIIGIVAIIMQKKVWKKKASEA